In Capsicum annuum cultivar UCD-10X-F1 chromosome 7, UCD10Xv1.1, whole genome shotgun sequence, one genomic interval encodes:
- the LOC107876444 gene encoding uncharacterized protein LOC107876444, whose protein sequence is MCDISGVALGAVLGQGKEKFFHPIYYARKTLKDAQRNYTITEQELLAVVYAFKKFWAYLLGTKVVKDRKRCENQVAEHLSRPESSHEKLGEIDFDYTFPYDLVMSLSRSITPWYTDYNNYIVSGVLPDELNHYQKKWFLSDVKKYFWDEPFLFSECTDGVIRRCVMNAKMRAILKAYHSSPFGGHHSRIRMAAKVLQSGYYWSTLHRDAYELVKTCPQFQMKGGVSRRHKMPLKPNLEVELFDPSIISQCGWKPLLYQTMKVFGALLHKYGVKHKVATPYHP, encoded by the exons ATGTGTGATATAAGTGGTGTTGCTCTAGGTGCAGTTTTGGGCCAAGGAAAAGAGAAGTTTTTCCACCCAATTTATTATGCAAGAAAGACATTGAAAGATGCTCAACGTAATTATACAATTACGGAACAAGAGTTGTTAGCGGTGGTGTATGCTTTTAAAAAGTTTTGGGCCTATTTGTTGGGCACGAAAGTGG TGAAAGATCGAAAGAGATGTGAAAATCAAGTAGCCGAACACCTTTCTCGCCCTGAATCCAGTCATGAGAAGTTGGGCGAGATTGATTTTGATTACACCTTCCCCTATGATCTAGTCATGTCACTTTCGAGAAGTATTACACCTTGGTATACGGATTATAATAACTATATTGTGAGTGGTGTGCTTCCCGATGAGCTCAATCATTATCAAAAGAAGTGGTTCTTATCTGAtgtgaaaaagtatttttgggatgaaccattCTTGTTTAGTGAGTGTACGGATGGTGTGATCCGTAGGTGTGTCATGAATGCAAAAATGAGAGCTATTCTTAAGGCATATCACTCCTCGCCATTCGGTGGTCATCATAGTAGGATCCGAATGGCCGCTAAGGTTCTTCAAAGTGGATACTATTGGTCTACCCTTCATAGAGATGCTTATGAGTTGGTAAAAACATGCCCTCAGTTCCAAATGAAAGGTGGTGTTTCGAGAAGGCATAAGATGCCTCTTAAGCCTAATCTTGAGGTTGAactatttgat ccatcaattatatctcaatgtgggTGGAAGCCATTGCTTTACCAAacaatgaag GTCTTTGGAGCTTTGCTTCATAAGTATGGGGTGAAGCATAAGGTTGCTACTCCTTATCACCCCTAA